One stretch of Pseudoxanthomonas sp. Root65 DNA includes these proteins:
- a CDS encoding LysM peptidoglycan-binding domain-containing protein yields MSTEKKADFSGVTAGVDSTAPQVEKADFSGVTARVDSTAEIVGEQTYTIEKGDTLSKIAKEHLGSANAWKQIFEANRDTIEDPDRIFPGQVIKLPPKPAEA; encoded by the coding sequence ATGAGCACAGAAAAGAAGGCCGACTTCTCTGGCGTCACCGCCGGTGTGGACAGCACGGCTCCACAAGTTGAGAAAGCTGATTTCTCCGGCGTAACGGCTCGCGTGGACAGCACTGCCGAAATCGTGGGGGAGCAGACCTACACCATCGAGAAAGGCGACACGCTCTCCAAGATCGCGAAGGAACATCTCGGCAGCGCGAATGCGTGGAAGCAGATCTTCGAAGCCAACCGCGACACCATCGAGGATCCGGACCGCATTTTCCCCGGACAGGTCATCAAGCTGCCGCCCAAGCCCGCCGAAGCCTGA
- the queF gene encoding NADPH-dependent 7-cyano-7-deazaguanine reductase QueF (Catalyzes the NADPH-dependent reduction of 7-cyano-7-deazaguanine (preQ0) to 7-aminomethyl-7-deazaguanine (preQ1) in queuosine biosynthesis), whose product MNNTPQDSSLGREVAYPAHYDPTLLFSIPRQAARDEIGITADALPFVGHDRWHGYELSWLDARGKPRVATATLTVPCTSPCLIESKSLKLYLNSLNSTRFNSDAAVLERIATDLSARAGADVQVVSGLPPMANAPEGESIDGLDVEIDHYGPPRAEFLAADPEVQVEETLSSELLKSNCPVTGQPDWATVVIRYRGPRIDRVELLRYLVSFRDHAEFHEQCVERIFHDVLAHCRPASLSVEARYTRRGGLDINPWRATADLEAPPMQRDLRQ is encoded by the coding sequence ATGAACAACACCCCCCAGGATTCCTCGCTGGGTCGCGAAGTCGCGTATCCCGCGCACTACGACCCCACCCTGCTGTTCTCGATCCCGCGCCAGGCCGCGCGGGACGAGATCGGCATCACCGCCGACGCCTTGCCCTTCGTCGGCCACGACCGCTGGCATGGCTACGAACTCAGCTGGCTCGATGCCCGCGGCAAGCCGCGCGTCGCCACGGCCACCTTGACCGTGCCGTGCACATCGCCGTGCCTGATCGAATCGAAGTCGCTCAAGCTTTACCTCAACTCGCTCAACAGCACCCGCTTCAACAGTGATGCCGCCGTGCTGGAACGCATCGCCACCGACCTGTCCGCGCGCGCGGGGGCGGACGTGCAGGTGGTGTCCGGACTTCCCCCGATGGCCAATGCGCCGGAGGGCGAATCGATCGATGGACTGGATGTCGAGATCGATCATTACGGTCCGCCGCGCGCCGAGTTCCTGGCCGCGGATCCAGAGGTGCAGGTCGAGGAAACGCTGTCGTCCGAACTGCTGAAGTCGAACTGCCCGGTCACCGGCCAGCCCGACTGGGCCACGGTGGTGATCCGTTATCGCGGCCCACGCATCGACCGTGTCGAACTGCTGCGTTACCTGGTGAGCTTCCGCGACCACGCCGAGTTCCACGAGCAGTGCGTCGAACGGATTTTTCACGACGTGCTGGCGCACTGCCGTCCCGCGTCGCTGTCGGTCGAAGCGCGTTACACACGCCGCGGCGGTCTGGACATCAATCCGTGGCGCGCGACGGCGGATCTGGAAGCGCCGCCGATGCAGCGCGACCTACGACAGTAA
- a CDS encoding protease inhibitor I42 family protein, with translation MRSLLLTGLCVLLCACASGPAIGSGPPPGALPDDGLVRPQGDAPVSMRVGQVFEIALMANASTGYQWEFTSDGAPVLARTTGPATPPPMDTQPPMPGAPALARWWLRAEKPGEATVRMVYRRPWETVPPVEVVEYVVVVE, from the coding sequence ATGCGATCACTGCTGCTGACCGGCCTGTGCGTGCTGCTGTGCGCCTGCGCCAGTGGGCCCGCCATCGGCAGCGGTCCGCCGCCGGGTGCGCTGCCGGATGACGGGCTGGTCCGTCCACAAGGAGACGCCCCGGTGTCGATGCGGGTGGGCCAGGTGTTCGAGATTGCCCTGATGGCCAATGCCAGCACCGGCTACCAGTGGGAATTCACGTCGGACGGGGCACCCGTGCTGGCCCGGACCACCGGCCCGGCCACGCCGCCGCCGATGGACACGCAACCGCCGATGCCCGGAGCGCCCGCGCTCGCGCGCTGGTGGCTGCGCGCGGAGAAGCCGGGCGAGGCCACCGTGCGGATGGTCTACCGGCGGCCGTGGGAGACGGTGCCGCCGGTGGAGGTGGTGGAATACGTTGTCGTGGTCGAATGA
- a CDS encoding DUF2711 family protein produces the protein MSRSMISHSSVWCPQDGRILEHYAGEYEAVYVALSPFIRPVSISLELFCPETYPDHPTIVAACAPVTWAEVQKLGGFASIEEIDIALRTSILGLRDHLLRKDLAQKLASCVEDAGIVPPAEGHHPELMFATVMRMFEDKAGSPVVVVTDEFGEESKTCTISELLAGKARLPSHCNIHTPDRSLLWTVHWDSHFTLLCSSTETLHDLKVHEVLEGFYCSPETEIYWSLPPR, from the coding sequence ATGAGTCGCTCGATGATTTCTCACTCGTCAGTGTGGTGCCCCCAGGACGGAAGAATCCTCGAACACTATGCTGGCGAGTACGAGGCGGTGTACGTCGCGCTTTCGCCCTTCATCAGGCCGGTGTCCATCTCCCTTGAGCTGTTCTGTCCGGAGACTTATCCGGACCACCCGACGATTGTGGCAGCGTGCGCACCGGTCACGTGGGCCGAGGTCCAGAAGCTTGGAGGCTTTGCGTCGATCGAGGAGATCGACATTGCGCTGAGGACATCCATTCTTGGCCTTCGCGATCACCTTCTGAGGAAGGACCTGGCGCAAAAACTGGCATCCTGCGTTGAGGATGCCGGCATCGTCCCTCCTGCCGAGGGACATCACCCCGAGCTCATGTTCGCGACGGTAATGCGGATGTTCGAAGACAAGGCGGGGTCCCCGGTTGTCGTAGTGACGGATGAGTTCGGGGAGGAGTCCAAGACTTGCACGATCAGTGAACTGCTTGCCGGCAAGGCGAGGCTGCCCTCCCACTGCAACATCCACACGCCCGACCGGAGCCTGCTGTGGACGGTCCACTGGGATAGCCATTTCACGCTCCTCTGTTCGTCGACGGAAACCTTGCACGATCTGAAGGTGCATGAAGTGCTGGAGGGCTTCTATTGCTCCCCGGAAACGGAGATCTACTGGAGTCTCCCTCCTCGCTGA
- a CDS encoding TCR/Tet family MFS transporter: MPSVNAEAPAHAGRRAALIFIFITVLIDILSFGVIIPVLPDLVKQFTGGDAARAALWVGVFGTVFYAIQFISSPIQGALSDRYGRRPVILFSCLGLGVDFVLMAVAGTLPLLLLARVFSGMFSASFTTANAYIADVTPPEKRAQAFGMIGAAFGVGFVIGPLIGGALGEIDLRLPFWFSAALALLNFLYGWFVLPESLAPEKRTVRIDWRHANPFGSLVLLKRYPQVLGLVAVVFIANLAHFVYPSVFVLFAGYRFQWGPKEVGWVLAAVGVLSVIVNALLVGRVVRRLGERRTLLLGLACGALGFVVYGWAPVGAAFLIGLPISALWALATPATQALITREVDEREQGRMQGALMSLASLAGVIGPLLFAGTFAVFIGADAPAHIPGAPWYLAAALLACAMLVGWRFARPARSATP, translated from the coding sequence GTGCCGTCCGTGAACGCCGAAGCTCCTGCCCACGCCGGCCGTCGTGCCGCCCTGATCTTCATCTTCATTACGGTGCTGATCGACATCCTGTCGTTCGGGGTGATCATTCCGGTGTTGCCGGACCTGGTGAAGCAGTTCACCGGCGGCGATGCGGCCCGCGCGGCGCTGTGGGTGGGCGTGTTCGGCACCGTCTTCTATGCCATCCAGTTCATCAGCTCGCCGATCCAGGGTGCGCTGTCGGATCGCTACGGGCGCAGGCCGGTGATCCTATTCTCCTGCCTGGGCCTGGGCGTGGACTTCGTGCTGATGGCGGTCGCCGGGACGCTGCCGTTGCTGCTGCTCGCGCGGGTGTTCTCGGGCATGTTCTCGGCCAGCTTCACCACGGCCAATGCCTACATCGCCGACGTCACGCCCCCGGAGAAGCGCGCGCAGGCGTTCGGCATGATCGGCGCCGCGTTCGGCGTGGGCTTCGTGATCGGGCCGCTGATCGGCGGCGCGCTGGGCGAAATCGATCTGCGTCTGCCCTTCTGGTTCTCGGCGGCACTGGCGCTGCTGAACTTCCTCTACGGCTGGTTCGTGTTGCCGGAATCCTTGGCACCGGAGAAGCGGACCGTCCGCATCGACTGGCGGCATGCCAACCCGTTCGGTTCACTGGTGCTGTTGAAACGCTACCCGCAGGTGCTTGGCCTGGTCGCGGTGGTGTTCATCGCCAATCTGGCGCACTTCGTCTATCCCAGCGTGTTCGTGCTGTTCGCCGGCTACCGCTTCCAGTGGGGACCGAAGGAAGTGGGCTGGGTGCTGGCGGCGGTGGGTGTGCTGAGCGTGATCGTCAATGCCCTGCTGGTCGGGCGCGTGGTCAGGAGGCTCGGCGAACGCCGCACCCTGCTGCTCGGGCTGGCGTGCGGCGCCCTTGGCTTCGTCGTCTATGGGTGGGCACCGGTGGGTGCGGCGTTCCTGATCGGATTGCCGATCAGCGCGCTGTGGGCGCTGGCAACGCCGGCCACGCAGGCGCTGATCACCCGTGAAGTGGACGAGCGCGAACAGGGACGCATGCAGGGCGCGCTGATGAGTCTGGCCAGCCTGGCGGGCGTGATCGGACCGCTGCTGTTCGCCGGCACCTTCGCAGTCTTCATCGGTGCGGACGCGCCGGCGCATATTCCGGGCGCGCCCTGGTATCTGGCCGCCGCGCTGCTGGCCTGCGCCATGCTGGTGGGCTGGCGCTTCGCCCGCCCGGCGCGGTCGGCGACACCCTGA
- a CDS encoding PepSY domain-containing protein has protein sequence MRTIHLRHRLLTLASLAALSGAAFAQAPAPTAGKDAMKEPQVRALLTEKGYTNIDDLDFEDGQWETDATSANGDRVDVRINPASGDVVAEKLVSNLSENDVKAKLAAAGYSKIHDVDFDDGVWKAEAERADGNDVEIHLAANTGEIIHVEND, from the coding sequence ATGCGGACCATCCACCTTCGCCATCGTCTGTTGACCCTCGCCAGCTTGGCCGCCCTGTCGGGCGCCGCGTTCGCCCAGGCGCCCGCACCCACCGCCGGCAAGGATGCGATGAAGGAACCGCAGGTGCGCGCGCTGCTGACCGAGAAGGGCTACACCAACATCGATGACCTCGACTTCGAGGACGGCCAGTGGGAAACCGACGCCACCAGCGCCAACGGCGACCGCGTCGATGTGCGCATCAACCCAGCGTCCGGTGACGTGGTCGCCGAGAAGCTGGTGTCCAACCTCAGCGAGAACGACGTCAAGGCCAAGCTGGCCGCCGCCGGTTATTCCAAGATCCACGACGTCGACTTCGACGACGGCGTCTGGAAGGCCGAGGCCGAACGCGCCGACGGCAACGATGTGGAAATCCACCTGGCCGCCAACACCGGCGAGATCATCCACGTCGAGAACGATTGA